Proteins encoded within one genomic window of Camelina sativa cultivar DH55 chromosome 19, Cs, whole genome shotgun sequence:
- the LOC104765503 gene encoding kinesin-like protein KIN-13A isoform X1 has protein sequence MDDTELLSEHMITEPFEPSPFMPSVNKEFEDDFNLPANRQQRQQTDAEPLGSLPKSEKENNSVAKIKVVVRKRPLNKKETARKEEDVVTVSGNSLTVHEPKLKVDLTAYVEKHEFCFDAVLDEDVSNDEVYRATIEPIIPIIFQRTKATCFAYGQTGSGKTFTMKPLPIRAVEDLMRLLRQPVYSNQRFKLWLSYFEIYGGKLFDLLSERKKLCMREDGRQQVCIVGLQEYEVSDVQLVKDFIEKGNAERSTGSTGANEESSRSHAILQLVVKKHVEVKETRRRNNDGNELPGKVVGKISFIDLAGSERGADTTDNDRQTRMEGAEINKSLLALKECIRALDNDQLHIPFRGSKLTEVLRDSFVGNSRTVMISCISPNAGSCEHTLNTLRYADRVKSLSKTGNSKKDQTANSMPPPVNKDTLLGSNDVEDVFEPPQELNVQETRRVVEKDSNTTSGIDFRQPTNYREESGIPSISMDKGRSETNSSFGGSTSQRSHLSSYPQETSDREEKMKKVSPPRGKGLREEKPDRAQSWSKREVSSSDIPTLTNFRQSTNETASRQYETDTSLDDNIDALLEEEEALIAAHRKEIEDTMEIVREEMKLLAEVDQPGSMIENYVTQLSFVLSRKAAGLVSLQARLARFQHRLKEQEILSRKRVPR, from the exons ATGGATGATACAGAGCTTCTATCCGAG CATATGATTACCGAACCCTTTGAGCCATCACCTTTCATGCCTAGTGTTAATAAAGAATTTGAAGACGACTTTAATTTGCCAGCTAATCGTCAACAACGGCAACAGACAGATGCTGAACCTTTGGGTTCATTGCCTAagagtgaaaaagaaaataacagtGTAGCCAAGATTAAAGTAGTG gtaAGGAAAAGACCcctaaacaagaaagaaacagcTAGAAAGGAGGAGGATGTTGTGACGGTATCTGGCAATTCTTTGACTGTCCATGAACCCAAGCTGAAG GTGGATTTGACTGCTTATGTGGAAAAGCATGAGTTCTGCTTTGATGCTGTTCTAGATGAGGATGTTTCAAATGATGAG GTGTATCGGGCCACAATTGAGCCGATAATTCCCATTATTTTCCAGAGAACTAAAGCTACATGCTTTGCATATGGTCAAACAG GTAGTGGTAAGACATTCACAATGAAACCACTACCCATACGAGCAGTTGAAGATCTTATGAGGTTGTTGCGTCAACCAGTATACAGCAATCAGAGGTTTAAACTGTGGCTCagctattttgagatatatGGTGGAAAGCTGTTCGATCTGCTCAGTGAGAGAAA GAAACTTTGCATGCGAGAAGATGGTAGACAGCAAGTTTGCATTGTTGGCCTGCAAGAATATGAAGTGTCAGATGTACAACTTGTAAAGGATTTTATCGAGAAAGGAAATGCGGAAAGGAGCACAGGGTCAACTGGAGCAAATGAGGAATCTTCTAGATCACATGCTATCCTACAGCTTGTTGTAAAAAAGCATGTTGAGGTAAAAGAAACTAGACGGAGGAATAATGATGGTAATGAATTGCCTGGGAAAGTTGTGGGAAAGATTTCTTTCATTGACCTTGCTGGCAGTGAAAGAGGTGCAGACACCACAGACAATGACCGCCAGACAAG GATGGAAGGCGCAGAAATCAACAAGAGTCTCTTGGCTCTTAAAGAATGTATACGTGCACTGGACAATGACCAGCTACATATACCATTTCGTGGAAGCAAACTAACTGAGGTGCTCCGTGACTCATTTGTTGGAAACTCAAGGACGGTGATGATTTCTTGCATCTCTCCAAATGCAGGATCGTGTGAGCATACCCTCAATACTCTAAGATATGCTGATAG GGTCAAAAGTCTATCTAAAACTGGAAATAGCAAGAAAGATCAAACTGCCAATTCAATGCCTCCTCCGGTTAATAAGGATACTCTGTTGGGCTCAAATGATGTGGAAGATGTCTTCGAGCCCCCACAGGAATTGAATGTACAGGAAACCAGGAGGGTGGTTGAAAAGGACAGCAACACTACATCGGGTATTGACTTCAGACAGCCTACAAATTATCGAGAGGAAAGTGGAATCCCATCAATCTCAATGGACAAGGGAAGATCAGAGACGAACAGTTCTTTTGGTGGCTCCACTAGTCAGAGGAGCCACTTGTCTTCATACCCCCAAGAAACTTCAGACCGTgaagagaaaatgaagaaagTGTCGCCACCTCGTGGGAAAGGGTTGCGGGAAGAGAAACCAGACAGAGCACAAAGCTGGTCTAAAAGAGAAGTCAGTTCATCGGATATCCCTACCTTGACAAACTTTAGACAGAGCACAAATGAAACCGCTTCGAGGCAATATGAAACTGACACTTCACTTGATGATAACATTGATGCACTGCTTGAG gaagaagaagctcttaTTGCAGCACACAGAAAAGAAATAGAGGATACAATGGAGATTGTTCGCGAG GAAATGAAACTTTTAGCGGAGGTGGACCAACCAGGAAGCATGATAGAAAACTATGTAACGCAACTGAGCTTTGTGTTGTCAAGAAAAGCAGCGGGGCTTGTTAGTCTTCAAGCGAGGCTTGCTCGGTTCCAACACCGTCTCAAGGAACAAGAAATACTAAGCCGTAAGAGAGTTCCTCGGTAG
- the LOC104765503 gene encoding kinesin-like protein KIN-13A isoform X2, translated as MGGQMQQSNAAAATALYDGAIPANDAGDAVMARWLQSAGLQHLASPVASTGNDQRHLPNLLMQGYGAQTAEEKQRLFKLMRNLNFNGESTSESYTPTAQTSAGMPSSEGFFSPEFRGDFGAGLLDLHAMDDTELLSEHMITEPFEPSPFMPSVNKEFEDDFNLPANRQQRQQTDAEPLGSLPKSEKENNSVAKIKVVVRKRPLNKKETARKEEDVVTVSGNSLTVHEPKLKVDLTAYVEKHEFCFDAVLDEDVSNDEVYRATIEPIIPIIFQRTKATCFAYGQTGSGKTFTMKPLPIRAVEDLMRLLRQPVYSNQRFKLWLSYFEIYGGKLFDLLSERKKLCMREDGRQQVCIVGLQEYEVSDVQLVKDFIEKGNAERSTGSTGANEESSRSHAILQLVVKKHVEVKETRRRNNDGNELPGKVVGKISFIDLAGSERGADTTDNDRQTRMEGAEINKSLLALKECIRALDNDQLHIPFRGSKLTEVLRDSFVGNSRTVMISCISPNAGSCEHTLNTLRYADRVKSLSKTGNSKKDQTANSMPPPVNKDTLLGSNDVEDVFEPPQELNVQETRRVVEKDSNTTSGIDFRQPTNYREESGIPSISMDKGRSETNSSFGGSTSQRSHLSSYPQETSDREEKMKKVSPPRGKGLREEKPDRAQSWSKREVSSSDIPTLTNFRQSTNETASRQYETDTSLDDNIDALLEEEEALIAAHRKEIEDTMEIVREEMKLLAEVDQPGSMIENYVTQLSFVLSRKAAGLVSLQARLARFQHRLKEQEILSRKRVPR; from the exons ATGGGCGGCCAAATGCAGCAGAGCAATGCTGCGGCTGCGACGGCGCTATACGATGGGGCTATACCCGCTAATGACGCAGGAGATGCTGTCATGGCACGGTGGCTTCAATCCGCTGGCTTGCAGCATCTGGCGTCTCCCGTTGCTTCTACAGGCAACGATCAGCGTCATCTCCCTAACCTTCTCATGCAG GGTTATGGAGCACAGACTGCTGAAGAGAAACAAAGACTGTTCAAACTAATGAGAAATCTCAATTTTAACGGGGAGTCGACTTCTGAATCATATACACCAACTGCTCAGACATCAGCAGGTATGCCGTCTTCGGAAGGGTTTTTTTCACCTGAGTTTagaggtgattttggagctggGTTATTGGATCTTCATGCAATGGATGATACAGAGCTTCTATCCGAG CATATGATTACCGAACCCTTTGAGCCATCACCTTTCATGCCTAGTGTTAATAAAGAATTTGAAGACGACTTTAATTTGCCAGCTAATCGTCAACAACGGCAACAGACAGATGCTGAACCTTTGGGTTCATTGCCTAagagtgaaaaagaaaataacagtGTAGCCAAGATTAAAGTAGTG gtaAGGAAAAGACCcctaaacaagaaagaaacagcTAGAAAGGAGGAGGATGTTGTGACGGTATCTGGCAATTCTTTGACTGTCCATGAACCCAAGCTGAAG GTGGATTTGACTGCTTATGTGGAAAAGCATGAGTTCTGCTTTGATGCTGTTCTAGATGAGGATGTTTCAAATGATGAG GTGTATCGGGCCACAATTGAGCCGATAATTCCCATTATTTTCCAGAGAACTAAAGCTACATGCTTTGCATATGGTCAAACAG GTAGTGGTAAGACATTCACAATGAAACCACTACCCATACGAGCAGTTGAAGATCTTATGAGGTTGTTGCGTCAACCAGTATACAGCAATCAGAGGTTTAAACTGTGGCTCagctattttgagatatatGGTGGAAAGCTGTTCGATCTGCTCAGTGAGAGAAA GAAACTTTGCATGCGAGAAGATGGTAGACAGCAAGTTTGCATTGTTGGCCTGCAAGAATATGAAGTGTCAGATGTACAACTTGTAAAGGATTTTATCGAGAAAGGAAATGCGGAAAGGAGCACAGGGTCAACTGGAGCAAATGAGGAATCTTCTAGATCACATGCTATCCTACAGCTTGTTGTAAAAAAGCATGTTGAGGTAAAAGAAACTAGACGGAGGAATAATGATGGTAATGAATTGCCTGGGAAAGTTGTGGGAAAGATTTCTTTCATTGACCTTGCTGGCAGTGAAAGAGGTGCAGACACCACAGACAATGACCGCCAGACAAG GATGGAAGGCGCAGAAATCAACAAGAGTCTCTTGGCTCTTAAAGAATGTATACGTGCACTGGACAATGACCAGCTACATATACCATTTCGTGGAAGCAAACTAACTGAGGTGCTCCGTGACTCATTTGTTGGAAACTCAAGGACGGTGATGATTTCTTGCATCTCTCCAAATGCAGGATCGTGTGAGCATACCCTCAATACTCTAAGATATGCTGATAG GGTCAAAAGTCTATCTAAAACTGGAAATAGCAAGAAAGATCAAACTGCCAATTCAATGCCTCCTCCGGTTAATAAGGATACTCTGTTGGGCTCAAATGATGTGGAAGATGTCTTCGAGCCCCCACAGGAATTGAATGTACAGGAAACCAGGAGGGTGGTTGAAAAGGACAGCAACACTACATCGGGTATTGACTTCAGACAGCCTACAAATTATCGAGAGGAAAGTGGAATCCCATCAATCTCAATGGACAAGGGAAGATCAGAGACGAACAGTTCTTTTGGTGGCTCCACTAGTCAGAGGAGCCACTTGTCTTCATACCCCCAAGAAACTTCAGACCGTgaagagaaaatgaagaaagTGTCGCCACCTCGTGGGAAAGGGTTGCGGGAAGAGAAACCAGACAGAGCACAAAGCTGGTCTAAAAGAGAAGTCAGTTCATCGGATATCCCTACCTTGACAAACTTTAGACAGAGCACAAATGAAACCGCTTCGAGGCAATATGAAACTGACACTTCACTTGATGATAACATTGATGCACTGCTTGAG gaagaagaagctcttaTTGCAGCACACAGAAAAGAAATAGAGGATACAATGGAGATTGTTCGCGAG GAAATGAAACTTTTAGCGGAGGTGGACCAACCAGGAAGCATGATAGAAAACTATGTAACGCAACTGAGCTTTGTGTTGTCAAGAAAAGCAGCGGGGCTTGTTAGTCTTCAAGCGAGGCTTGCTCGGTTCCAACACCGTCTCAAGGAACAAGAAATACTAAGCCGTAAGAGAGTTCCTCGGTAG
- the LOC104765504 gene encoding translationally-controlled tumor protein 1-like, which translates to MLVYQDLLTGDELLSDSFPYKEIENGILWEVEGKWVVLGAVDVNIGANPSAEEGGEDEGVDDSAQKVVDIVDTFRLQEQPTYDKKGFIAYIKKYIKLLTPKLSEEEQTVFKKGIEGATKYLLPRLGDFQFFVGEGMHDDSSLVFAYYKEGATNPTFLYFAHGLKEVKC; encoded by the exons ATGTTGGTGTACCAAGATCTTCTCACCG GTGATGAGCTTCTGTCCGACTCTTTCCCTTACAAGGAGATTGAGAATGGAATTCTTTGGGAAGTTGAAGGAAAG TGGGTTGTGTTGGGAGCTGTAGATGTTAACATTGGTGCCAATCCGTCTGCTGAGGAAGGTGGTGAGGATGAGGGTGTTGATGACTCTGCCCAAAAGGTTGTTGACATTGTCGACACCTTCAGACTTCAG gaGCAACCAACTTATGACAAGAAGGGATTCATCGCCTACATTAAGAAATACATCAAACTTTTGACACCCAAGCTCAGCGAGGAGGAGCAAACAGTCTTCAAGAAGGGTATTGAGGGAGCTACCAAGTATTTGCTCCCCAGGCTCGGTGACTTCCAATT CTTTGTTGGTGAGGGGATGCATGATGACAGTTCTTTGGTCTTTGCTTACTACAAGGAGGGTGCCACCAACCCAACATTTTTGTACTTCGCACATGGTTTGAAGGAGGTCAAGTGCTGA